A single region of the Arthrobacter sp. zg-Y20 genome encodes:
- a CDS encoding carboxyltransferase domain-containing protein translates to MSSPVETDAGGHIRGIRPAGTRALLVELGSLADVVALHAQLQSSPLPGQVDALAAAGTVLVRFDGRRETVAAAALLENLDFSHAELPDARTVTIETVYDGEDLAEVAQLTGLSEEAVVNAHTGTPWTGGFGGFAPGFTYLVGGDPALNVPRRTTPRKAVPAGSVALAGDYSAIYPRTSPGGWQLIGHTNALLWDLSRPNPALIRPGDSVIFHPVRELITTTSSPQAEAPSTGTEDPASPASEGTNEGLGHLVSPASPTEERRGSEGSGSPLRACEEEGGSAALRGDGAFPPAQGDDVSQASPTSLEVTSAGLQSLVQDLGRPGYADLGVSIASAADTRSARQANRLVGNPADAAVIENLLGGLELTARGDTVLALSGAQVPAAVVSPGGERDRPAPLDTPFALLDGETLTVGTPFRGVRSYVAVRGGVAVDPVLGSRSTDTMSGIGPAPLEAGTLLPVGAVSGSAPVGTTEPSSLPAGTAPGSLGDGRTPTLLRVTAGPRQDWFGPAAAAALTGHTWLATNESNRIGVRLATDPQDPDAAPLERIRDGELPSEGVVAGSLQVPPSGLPVLFLADHPVTGGYPVIAVVVPQDLPVAAQLPPGHPVRFVFSNPDTLAPLSAEETAGLFTEGTP, encoded by the coding sequence ATGAGTTCCCCCGTGGAGACGGACGCGGGCGGGCACATCCGCGGCATCCGTCCCGCCGGGACGAGGGCGCTGCTGGTTGAGCTTGGTTCGCTGGCCGACGTCGTCGCCCTCCACGCACAGCTGCAGTCCAGTCCGCTGCCCGGGCAAGTGGATGCGCTGGCCGCTGCCGGGACCGTGCTGGTCCGGTTCGACGGCCGCCGCGAAACGGTCGCCGCTGCCGCACTGCTGGAGAACCTGGACTTCTCCCATGCCGAGCTGCCGGACGCCCGCACGGTCACCATTGAGACGGTGTACGACGGCGAGGACCTGGCCGAGGTGGCGCAGCTCACCGGCCTCTCCGAAGAGGCTGTGGTCAACGCCCATACCGGCACGCCGTGGACCGGCGGGTTCGGCGGTTTCGCCCCCGGCTTCACCTACCTGGTGGGCGGCGACCCGGCCCTGAACGTCCCCCGCCGCACCACTCCGCGCAAGGCCGTGCCCGCGGGCTCAGTGGCCCTCGCCGGTGACTATTCAGCCATCTACCCCCGCACTTCTCCCGGCGGCTGGCAACTTATCGGCCATACCAACGCCCTTTTATGGGACCTCTCCCGTCCAAACCCTGCTCTCATCCGTCCTGGCGATTCAGTAATCTTCCATCCCGTCCGTGAATTGATCACCACCACTTCAAGTCCTCAGGCCGAGGCTCCGAGCACGGGCACCGAAGACCCGGCGTCTCCCGCGAGCGAGGGAACGAACGAGGGGCTGGGACACCTCGTGAGTCCCGCATCGCCGACCGAGGAACGACGAGGCAGCGAAGGATCAGGGTCCCCTCTCCGAGCTTGCGAGGAGGAGGGTGGATCCGCAGCGCTAAGGGGCGATGGGGCTTTCCCGCCCGCGCAAGGTGACGATGTGTCCCAAGCCAGCCCCACCTCCCTCGAGGTAACCAGCGCAGGCCTCCAGTCCCTCGTCCAGGACCTCGGCCGCCCCGGTTATGCGGACCTTGGCGTCTCCATAGCCAGTGCCGCGGATACCCGTTCCGCCCGTCAGGCGAACCGGTTGGTCGGCAATCCGGCCGACGCTGCCGTGATCGAGAACCTTCTCGGCGGCCTGGAGCTGACCGCCCGCGGGGACACCGTCCTGGCCCTGTCCGGGGCGCAGGTCCCGGCCGCCGTCGTTTCCCCCGGCGGCGAGCGGGACCGGCCCGCGCCGCTGGACACCCCCTTTGCCCTGCTGGATGGCGAAACCCTGACCGTGGGCACCCCGTTCCGCGGTGTCCGCTCCTACGTTGCCGTCCGCGGCGGCGTGGCCGTGGACCCGGTCCTGGGCAGCCGCAGCACAGACACGATGAGCGGTATCGGCCCGGCACCGCTCGAGGCCGGCACCCTGCTGCCCGTCGGCGCGGTTTCTGGTTCCGCACCGGTAGGCACCACCGAACCCTCTTCCCTGCCGGCAGGCACCGCCCCCGGCAGCCTGGGCGACGGCCGCACCCCCACCCTGCTGCGGGTCACGGCCGGCCCCCGGCAGGACTGGTTCGGCCCCGCCGCCGCGGCAGCCCTGACCGGACACACCTGGCTCGCCACCAACGAGTCCAACCGGATCGGCGTGCGGCTGGCCACCGACCCGCAGGACCCGGACGCCGCCCCGCTGGAACGCATCCGGGACGGGGAACTGCCCAGCGAAGGCGTGGTGGCCGGCTCGCTGCAGGTCCCGCCGTCGGGCCTTCCCGTCCTGTTCCTGGCCGACCATCCCGTCACCGGGGGCTACCCGGTGATCGCCGTCGTCGTGCCGCAGGACCTGCCCGTTGCCGCACAGTTGCCGCCCGGACATCCGGTGCGCTTTGTTTTCTCGAACCCCGACACCCTGGCCCCGCTGTCCGCGGAGGAAACCGCCGGGCTGTTCACGGAAGGAACCCCATGA
- a CDS encoding 5-oxoprolinase subunit PxpA gives MTVIDLNSDVGESFGNWTMGDDAAVFESVSSANVACGFHAGDPSTIAQTCRDAVAAGVTMGAHPAYRDLAGFGRRFLDCSYTELFDDVLYQLGALQGLARAAGSEIRYVKPHGALYNTIVRHEVHARAVIDAVRTFDKNLPVLLLPGAVALDIAADAGLRGVTEAFADRNYNPDGTLVSRRESNAVIHDAGQVTANMVRLATEGVITAVDGTEIPMSAESICVHGDTPGAVAMARAVRAGLEEAGVTIQSFV, from the coding sequence ATGACGGTCATTGATCTGAACAGCGACGTGGGCGAGTCCTTCGGCAATTGGACCATGGGCGACGACGCCGCCGTCTTCGAATCCGTCTCCAGCGCCAACGTGGCCTGCGGCTTCCACGCCGGAGATCCCTCCACCATCGCGCAGACCTGCCGCGACGCCGTCGCCGCCGGCGTCACCATGGGTGCCCACCCCGCCTACCGGGACCTGGCCGGTTTCGGCCGGCGCTTCCTGGACTGCTCCTACACCGAGCTGTTCGACGACGTCCTCTACCAGCTCGGCGCACTGCAGGGCCTGGCCCGCGCGGCGGGCTCGGAAATCCGCTACGTGAAGCCGCACGGCGCGCTGTACAACACCATCGTGCGCCACGAGGTGCACGCACGCGCCGTCATCGATGCGGTCCGCACCTTCGACAAAAACCTGCCTGTCCTGCTGCTGCCCGGAGCAGTTGCCCTGGACATCGCTGCCGACGCCGGCCTGCGTGGCGTGACCGAAGCCTTCGCCGACCGCAACTACAACCCGGACGGCACGCTCGTCTCGCGCCGCGAATCCAACGCGGTGATCCACGACGCCGGCCAGGTCACCGCCAACATGGTCCGCCTGGCCACGGAGGGCGTCATCACCGCCGTCGACGGCACCGAGATCCCGATGTCCGCTGAATCGATCTGCGTGCACGGTGACACCCCCGGTGCCGTGGCCATGGCCCGGGCCGTCCGTGCCGGGCTCGAAGAGGCCGGCGTCACCATCCAGAGTTTCGTATGA
- a CDS encoding tetratricopeptide repeat protein encodes MNNLLGDHNHVVDAILNRLEDIKNGDTDAPRVLVLTGESGIGKSRIVREVYEELRRKQPAPGYWPSMLPDSHKDDNSIDPMASRKVLGPDPTSFEWHSQALPSFGWWHFECEIMESQNAVNVVGAAYPQLRAHLLPLGLAWNDQAGFSDKLGRAREKVIEEVRSTVTDGGFEALGAFGLAFPGLGTLIRWAGQAGNKIAKDRQHRKQLDSDVAPASESHVSVAQELAAAIRSTALTASPGKPGLPQIVVIEDMHRMGDDLAELLTELGRPDKKHPVLVIGTAWPEGYNNPGYKNWAAQAMDEGRAAPMMVKQLEGDDLITLLRHYAKNTDEDTAKRVVERMPNPHFLKLWLTMRSTMRLIASHDQALVLSEDELMSLPLEVMDVLRQRWLELPEEVQQALILAVIARAKASDSGPTALPRFLPDVVAKASKAAGFSFQDLEAGFSSAVSPGAWCNTDANAQWLRETDLQEVVLSYTRDSRLGLLDSEHKKLQKETRDVLIEWIDERREGIELQLEPDLVVAAEWLDSLPPAEGAAWTDADTAAQWALAETANWNYDLAAAVEKARIVLDKGMLDSDTNQKVRTRLALWVGASGRYGEALELYRALLGDQLQTLSPEDPAVLATRHHLALNLFNTGRKVEALVEEELVWADRRKVLGAEHPDTLIAQNNVACWYAETGRVAEAVEQLQEVLMMESRVLGPDAPGTLLTRRNLVAYRRRAGVGSSEEVINDYENLLLDQTRVLGADDEDTLGTRNSLACEQAEAGNLALAVEQLEVLAQDSIEAIGSMHPLTLVIRSNLARFLGEAGQLGESLLQYRQLLIDAQAAAREDNPDTLIIEASLGKTLFKAGQSEEAVTRYKGLVKKSIGLFGIGDEDTLGRINTLGCFLALTGDLNEGKQYLHTALVERTRLLGDDHADTVKTRNNFESVERRAGVLNW; translated from the coding sequence GTGAATAATTTACTGGGGGATCACAACCACGTTGTTGACGCCATATTGAACCGTCTTGAGGACATAAAAAATGGGGATACCGATGCTCCCCGTGTGCTGGTGTTGACGGGGGAATCCGGCATTGGCAAATCCCGTATCGTGCGCGAAGTCTACGAAGAACTGCGCAGAAAGCAGCCAGCACCGGGATACTGGCCCAGCATGCTGCCGGACAGTCATAAGGACGATAATTCCATCGACCCGATGGCATCCCGTAAAGTGCTAGGTCCTGACCCAACATCGTTTGAATGGCATTCGCAAGCCCTCCCATCCTTTGGCTGGTGGCATTTTGAATGCGAGATCATGGAGTCGCAGAATGCCGTCAACGTGGTGGGTGCGGCCTACCCCCAGTTACGCGCTCATCTGCTGCCCCTGGGACTGGCCTGGAACGATCAGGCAGGTTTTTCGGACAAACTTGGCCGGGCTCGAGAGAAGGTCATTGAGGAAGTTCGAAGCACCGTCACGGATGGTGGGTTCGAGGCGTTGGGCGCATTCGGGCTAGCATTTCCCGGGCTGGGCACCCTCATTCGGTGGGCAGGCCAGGCCGGTAACAAAATCGCAAAAGACCGTCAGCACCGCAAACAGCTCGACTCCGATGTCGCTCCGGCATCCGAATCCCACGTCTCTGTGGCACAAGAGCTTGCCGCCGCCATCCGCTCCACTGCCTTGACGGCCTCTCCGGGCAAACCAGGGCTGCCTCAAATCGTAGTTATCGAGGATATGCACCGGATGGGCGATGATCTGGCTGAGCTGTTGACGGAATTAGGAAGGCCTGACAAAAAACATCCAGTACTCGTTATCGGGACGGCTTGGCCCGAGGGGTATAACAATCCCGGATATAAGAATTGGGCTGCCCAGGCTATGGACGAGGGGCGGGCAGCGCCAATGATGGTGAAGCAGCTGGAGGGTGACGATTTGATCACTCTGCTCCGTCACTATGCCAAGAACACCGATGAAGACACGGCCAAGCGAGTGGTAGAGCGTATGCCCAACCCCCACTTCTTGAAGCTGTGGCTAACGATGCGCTCAACTATGAGACTCATTGCCTCCCACGACCAAGCGCTGGTGCTTAGCGAAGACGAGCTGATGAGCCTGCCCCTTGAAGTCATGGACGTGCTGCGGCAACGCTGGCTTGAGTTACCCGAGGAAGTGCAGCAGGCCTTGATTCTTGCAGTCATAGCGAGGGCGAAGGCCTCTGATTCCGGGCCGACGGCCCTGCCGAGGTTCCTTCCCGATGTCGTGGCAAAAGCCTCTAAAGCAGCCGGATTCTCGTTCCAGGATCTAGAAGCAGGGTTTAGCTCGGCCGTGTCTCCCGGAGCATGGTGCAACACGGATGCCAACGCCCAATGGTTGCGTGAGACCGATCTGCAGGAAGTGGTTTTGAGTTACACCCGGGATTCAAGACTGGGTCTCTTGGATTCGGAACACAAAAAACTTCAAAAGGAAACACGTGACGTTCTGATCGAGTGGATCGATGAACGACGGGAAGGGATCGAGTTGCAACTCGAGCCCGATCTGGTTGTTGCGGCGGAATGGCTCGATAGTCTTCCGCCAGCTGAGGGAGCAGCGTGGACAGATGCAGATACTGCTGCACAGTGGGCACTCGCGGAAACCGCGAACTGGAACTATGACTTAGCCGCAGCGGTCGAAAAAGCCAGAATTGTCCTCGACAAGGGAATGCTCGATTCCGATACCAATCAGAAGGTCCGCACGAGACTCGCCCTCTGGGTGGGGGCCAGCGGCCGTTACGGGGAGGCACTCGAGTTGTATCGGGCCCTGCTCGGCGACCAGCTCCAGACTCTGAGTCCAGAAGACCCAGCGGTGCTTGCTACGAGGCACCATCTGGCGCTTAATCTGTTCAACACTGGCAGGAAGGTCGAGGCGCTCGTTGAGGAAGAACTGGTGTGGGCAGACCGCCGAAAAGTCTTGGGCGCCGAACACCCCGATACGCTTATCGCGCAGAATAACGTCGCGTGCTGGTATGCCGAAACCGGCCGCGTAGCCGAGGCAGTAGAGCAGCTGCAAGAAGTACTCATGATGGAGTCTCGTGTCCTGGGGCCCGACGCCCCGGGCACCCTGCTGACCAGACGTAATCTCGTGGCCTACCGTCGTCGAGCAGGTGTAGGAAGCTCAGAAGAGGTCATCAACGACTATGAAAATTTGCTGCTTGATCAGACGAGGGTCCTAGGCGCGGATGACGAAGATACATTAGGAACAAGGAACTCCCTGGCCTGCGAGCAAGCCGAAGCGGGCAACCTTGCGCTCGCAGTTGAGCAACTTGAAGTGCTGGCCCAGGACTCGATCGAAGCGATCGGTTCTATGCATCCCCTCACGCTGGTGATTCGGTCGAATTTGGCGAGGTTCCTGGGGGAAGCGGGGCAACTAGGGGAATCGTTACTGCAATACCGGCAACTGTTGATAGATGCACAGGCTGCAGCTCGCGAAGATAATCCTGACACTTTGATTATTGAAGCCAGTCTTGGTAAGACCTTATTCAAAGCTGGGCAGTCAGAAGAGGCAGTGACGCGATACAAGGGTTTAGTAAAGAAGAGCATCGGCCTTTTCGGCATAGGAGACGAAGACACCTTAGGTCGAATAAACACCCTCGGATGTTTTTTAGCGCTCACAGGTGATCTAAATGAGGGTAAGCAGTATCTCCATACGGCTCTGGTCGAAAGAACCAGGCTGCTAGGGGATGACCATGCGGATACGGTCAAGACGCGCAACAACTTCGAGTCCGTAGAGAGGCGGGCGGGAGTGTTGAACTGGTAG
- the chvE gene encoding multiple monosaccharide ABC transporter substrate-binding protein, which produces MSRIKNVSAILLAFGLASGMAACAPAGTSGDGEGEGEAASCNVGISMPTRSLERWINDGEGLKEKLEAKDCTVDLQYADDKTDQQISQIQNQIAGGAEILVVAAIDGEVLGPTLEDAKSQDIQVIAYDRLINGTDAVDYYATFDNYKVGQLQGEFIEEQLGLADGEGPYNLEPFAGSPDDNNAAFFFAGAWDVLLPYVESGQLVVPSGKSPASNEDWTSIGILGWKSADAQAEMDNRLQSFYTGDKKVDVVLSPNDSLALGIESSLDAAGYEPGTDWPVITGQDADVANVQAMQGDRQSMTVWKDTRELGTQVETMVDAIVAGNEVEVNDTDTYDNGVKVVPTYILEPVVVTKDTVQEELVDSEFMSASDAGL; this is translated from the coding sequence ATGAGCAGAATCAAAAATGTCTCGGCTATCCTCCTCGCTTTTGGCCTTGCCAGCGGCATGGCCGCGTGTGCCCCGGCGGGAACTTCGGGAGACGGGGAGGGGGAGGGTGAGGCCGCTTCCTGCAACGTCGGCATCTCCATGCCCACCCGGAGCCTGGAACGCTGGATCAATGACGGCGAAGGCCTGAAGGAAAAACTCGAGGCCAAGGACTGCACCGTGGACCTGCAGTACGCCGATGACAAAACCGACCAGCAGATCAGCCAGATCCAGAACCAGATTGCCGGCGGCGCGGAGATCCTGGTGGTCGCGGCCATCGACGGCGAGGTCCTCGGCCCCACCCTCGAGGACGCCAAGTCCCAGGACATCCAGGTGATCGCGTACGACCGCCTGATCAACGGCACCGACGCGGTGGACTACTACGCCACCTTCGACAACTACAAGGTGGGCCAGCTGCAGGGCGAGTTCATCGAGGAGCAGCTGGGCCTGGCCGACGGCGAAGGCCCCTACAACCTGGAACCGTTCGCCGGCAGCCCGGATGACAACAATGCGGCGTTCTTCTTCGCCGGCGCCTGGGACGTGTTGCTGCCGTACGTTGAAAGCGGGCAGTTGGTGGTTCCCTCCGGCAAATCCCCGGCCAGCAACGAGGACTGGACGTCCATCGGCATCCTCGGCTGGAAGTCCGCAGATGCGCAGGCGGAAATGGACAACCGGCTGCAGTCCTTCTACACGGGGGACAAGAAGGTTGACGTGGTCCTCTCCCCGAATGACAGCCTGGCCCTGGGCATCGAATCCTCCCTGGACGCCGCCGGCTACGAACCGGGAACGGACTGGCCGGTGATCACCGGTCAGGACGCCGACGTCGCCAACGTCCAGGCCATGCAGGGGGACCGCCAGTCAATGACCGTCTGGAAGGACACCCGCGAACTCGGCACCCAGGTGGAAACCATGGTGGACGCGATCGTGGCCGGTAACGAGGTGGAGGTCAACGACACCGACACCTACGACAACGGGGTGAAAGTGGTCCCCACCTACATCCTGGAACCGGTGGTCGTCACCAAGGACACGGTCCAGGAGGAACTGGTGGACTCCGAATTCATGTCCGCTTCCGACGCCGGCCTCTGA
- the mmsA gene encoding multiple monosaccharide ABC transporter ATP-binding protein, translating into MSDVILQMDGIVKEFSGVRALDGVSVDVERGGVHAICGENGAGKSTLMKVLSGVYPHGSFDGTITLEGRPVSYGSINDSERDGIVIIHQELALSPFLSIAENIFLGNEVARGGVIDWHKTNLEAAKLLQRVGLAENPATKIVELGVGKQQLVEIAKALSKEVKILILDEPTAALNDDDSAHLLGLIRQLRDTGITSIIISHKLKEIRSIADIVTVIRDGKTIETFDVQDSDEIETRIIRAMVGRPLDHQFPEREPRIGEEKFRVEDWTVHHPIDVDRVVVDRASFNVRAGEIVGFAGLMGAGRTELAMSIFGRAYGSGISGRVFKDGVEIRTRTVDEAIGHGIAYVSEDRKRYGLNLIGSVTVNVSAAALGKLARLGIIDRNREYGVADDYRKRMNIRTPSVSSLVENLSGGNQQKVVLSKWIYSGPEVLILDEPTRGIDVGAKFEIYGIINEMAAQGKAVIVISSELPELIGLADRIYTIAEGRLTAEVPRAKATQEELMRHMTADRTQADRTQGAQAS; encoded by the coding sequence ATGAGTGACGTCATCCTGCAAATGGACGGCATTGTGAAGGAATTCAGCGGGGTCCGGGCGCTCGACGGTGTCTCCGTGGACGTGGAACGCGGCGGTGTGCACGCGATCTGCGGCGAAAACGGCGCCGGGAAATCCACCCTGATGAAGGTGCTCAGCGGGGTGTACCCGCACGGCAGCTTTGACGGGACCATCACGCTGGAGGGCCGGCCGGTCAGCTACGGCTCGATCAACGACTCCGAGCGCGACGGCATTGTGATCATCCACCAGGAGCTGGCGCTGAGCCCGTTCCTCTCCATTGCGGAGAACATTTTCCTGGGCAACGAGGTGGCGCGCGGGGGAGTGATCGACTGGCACAAAACCAACCTGGAAGCAGCGAAGCTACTGCAGCGGGTGGGGCTGGCGGAAAACCCGGCCACCAAGATCGTGGAACTGGGTGTGGGCAAGCAACAGCTGGTGGAAATTGCCAAGGCGCTGTCCAAGGAAGTGAAGATCCTGATCCTGGACGAGCCCACCGCAGCCCTGAACGACGACGACTCCGCCCACCTGCTCGGCCTGATCCGGCAGCTGCGCGACACCGGGATCACTTCGATCATCATTTCCCACAAGCTCAAGGAAATCCGTTCCATCGCGGACATCGTCACCGTCATCCGGGACGGGAAAACCATTGAAACCTTCGATGTTCAGGACAGCGACGAAATTGAAACCCGGATTATCCGGGCCATGGTGGGCCGGCCGCTGGACCACCAGTTCCCGGAACGCGAACCCCGGATCGGGGAGGAGAAGTTCCGGGTGGAGGACTGGACGGTGCACCACCCCATCGACGTGGACCGGGTGGTGGTGGACCGGGCGTCCTTCAATGTACGGGCCGGGGAGATTGTCGGGTTTGCCGGGCTGATGGGCGCCGGCCGGACCGAGCTGGCCATGAGCATTTTCGGCCGCGCCTACGGCAGCGGCATTTCCGGGCGGGTCTTCAAGGACGGCGTCGAAATCCGCACCCGCACCGTGGACGAGGCGATCGGCCACGGCATTGCGTACGTCAGCGAGGACCGAAAACGGTACGGGCTGAACCTGATCGGCAGCGTCACCGTGAACGTGTCCGCGGCGGCGCTGGGCAAACTGGCCCGGCTGGGCATCATCGACCGGAACCGCGAATACGGGGTGGCCGATGACTACCGCAAACGGATGAACATCCGCACCCCCAGCGTCTCCTCCCTGGTGGAGAACCTCTCCGGCGGGAACCAGCAGAAGGTGGTGCTGAGCAAGTGGATCTACTCCGGGCCGGAAGTGCTGATCCTGGACGAACCGACCCGGGGGATCGACGTCGGTGCCAAGTTTGAAATCTACGGAATCATCAACGAAATGGCGGCGCAGGGCAAGGCAGTAATTGTCATCTCCAGTGAACTGCCCGAACTGATCGGGCTCGCTGACCGCATCTACACCATTGCCGAGGGCCGGCTCACCGCCGAAGTGCCGCGGGCCAAGGCCACGCAGGAGGAACTGATGCGCCACATGACCGCCGACCGGACCCAAGCTGACCGGACCCAAGGAGCACAAGCCTCGTGA
- the mmsB gene encoding multiple monosaccharide ABC transporter permease, producing MAPLPPKPGKTGKKRRRVDLRAYGILGALAVIILLFQILTGGRLLYPGNVSNLFQQNAYVLILAIGMVMVIIAGHIDLSVGSVVATVGAIAALAMNNWGMPWWAAVLLSLVVGAVIGAWQGFWVAFVGIPAFIVTLAGMLVFRGTALILLTGGTISGLPRPYTAISTGTLPSTGTPDLVTLGIGALACVALVVQQLRGRADLRRLDLPRERNGSFIFKIALAVVAIMYLCYLLAFSRGMPIIVVILAVLVLAYSFLLNRTVFGRHVYAMGGNLNAAMMSGVKTQWVNFFVFVNMGFLAGLAAVVSTARAGGAVASAGGGFELDAIAAVFIGGASVQGGVGTVVGAVIGALVMGVLNQGLSILSVDAAWQQVIKGLVLLAAVAFGFSRRKAR from the coding sequence ATGGCCCCGCTGCCGCCCAAGCCCGGCAAGACCGGCAAGAAACGACGGCGGGTAGACCTGCGCGCGTACGGCATCCTCGGCGCGCTGGCCGTGATCATCCTGCTGTTCCAGATCCTCACCGGCGGGCGGCTGCTTTACCCGGGCAACGTCAGCAACCTGTTCCAGCAGAACGCGTACGTGCTGATCCTGGCCATCGGCATGGTCATGGTGATCATTGCCGGGCACATCGACCTCTCCGTGGGGTCAGTGGTGGCGACGGTCGGGGCCATTGCCGCGCTGGCCATGAACAACTGGGGGATGCCCTGGTGGGCGGCGGTGCTGCTCTCCCTCGTCGTCGGCGCCGTGATCGGTGCCTGGCAGGGGTTCTGGGTGGCGTTCGTCGGGATTCCGGCGTTTATTGTCACCCTGGCCGGGATGCTGGTGTTCCGCGGCACCGCCCTGATCCTGCTCACCGGCGGCACCATCAGCGGCCTGCCCCGCCCGTACACGGCAATCAGCACCGGCACGCTGCCGTCCACCGGGACCCCTGACCTGGTGACGCTGGGCATCGGGGCGCTCGCGTGCGTGGCGCTGGTGGTGCAGCAGCTGCGGGGCCGGGCGGACCTGCGCCGGCTGGACCTGCCGCGCGAACGCAACGGGTCCTTCATCTTCAAGATCGCGCTCGCCGTGGTGGCGATCATGTACCTCTGCTATCTGCTGGCCTTTAGCCGGGGCATGCCGATCATCGTGGTCATCCTGGCCGTGCTGGTGCTCGCCTATTCGTTCCTGCTGAACCGCACGGTGTTCGGCCGGCACGTCTACGCGATGGGCGGGAACCTGAACGCGGCCATGATGTCCGGGGTGAAGACCCAGTGGGTGAACTTCTTTGTGTTTGTGAACATGGGGTTCCTGGCCGGGCTGGCCGCCGTGGTCAGCACGGCCCGGGCCGGCGGTGCCGTGGCCTCGGCCGGCGGCGGGTTTGAGCTGGACGCGATTGCCGCCGTGTTCATCGGCGGAGCGTCGGTACAGGGCGGCGTGGGCACCGTGGTCGGCGCCGTGATCGGCGCTCTGGTGATGGGCGTACTGAACCAGGGCCTGTCCATCCTGTCCGTGGACGCCGCCTGGCAGCAGGTGATCAAGGGCCTGGTGCTGCTGGCCGCGGTGGCCTTCGGGTTCAGCCGGCGGAAGGCGCGGTAG
- a CDS encoding VOC family protein, producing MPSQMNPYLSFRDNAREAMDFYQSVFGGTLESSTFADMNMAEDPAEGNKIMHSSLTTDNGFVLMASDTPSGMNLNEGSSYSISLSGNDAEELRGYWDRLLDGGQMDLPLERAPWGDLFGMLTDRFGTSWMISIEGQDS from the coding sequence ATGCCCAGCCAGATGAATCCCTACCTCAGCTTCCGGGACAACGCCCGGGAGGCGATGGACTTTTACCAGAGCGTGTTCGGCGGAACGCTGGAATCCAGCACGTTCGCCGACATGAACATGGCCGAGGACCCCGCTGAGGGGAACAAGATCATGCACTCCTCCCTGACCACCGACAACGGCTTTGTGCTGATGGCCTCGGACACGCCGTCGGGCATGAACCTGAATGAGGGCAGCAGCTATTCCATTTCACTGAGCGGCAACGACGCGGAGGAGCTGCGCGGCTACTGGGATCGGCTGCTCGACGGCGGCCAGATGGACCTGCCGCTGGAGAGGGCGCCGTGGGGTGACCTGTTCGGGATGCTGACGGACCGGTTCGGGACGAGCTGGATGATCAGCATCGAGGGCCAGGACTCCTAG
- a CDS encoding Atu4866 domain-containing protein: MATHGSKTQDLDVVGMWVTADGYIRQELLPNGRYDEARGDRASAYTGSYTVTGAHLDYRDDTGFTATGDIRDGVLYHEHLVLYRETPAG; the protein is encoded by the coding sequence ATGGCAACGCACGGCAGCAAGACCCAGGACCTCGACGTCGTCGGCATGTGGGTGACGGCGGACGGCTACATCCGGCAGGAACTGCTGCCCAACGGCCGCTATGACGAGGCACGCGGCGACCGGGCCAGTGCCTACACCGGCAGCTACACGGTCACCGGAGCCCACCTGGACTACCGGGACGACACCGGTTTCACCGCAACCGGCGACATCCGCGATGGAGTCCTTTACCACGAGCACCTCGTGCTCTACCGCGAGACTCCCGCTGGATAA